One Artemia franciscana chromosome 6, ASM3288406v1, whole genome shotgun sequence DNA window includes the following coding sequences:
- the LOC136028407 gene encoding zinc finger protein OZF-like isoform X1 produces the protein MDASELFTITVKQETEDTSSNDNTYIFGSTYPTSSMEHEANLLGELSGTYEDFKFGIKLESNIDEDKVVPAATFYDYDASNQIFALPSMPGHTRNCQKSKEIPRHIDVFAENDGTNQGFFHTGEETSEFDTSERKFKKTRAGEKFFECDVCEKKFHRKNHLSRHQITHTGEKPFACDACEKRFSSSNGLSYHQKTHTGEKPFKCELCEKAFHRKDYLALHQITHTGEKPFACDACEKSFSSSSGLSYHKKSHSTEFFFECSVYEKKFHRKDHLSPHQITHAGEKVFECDMCEKTFHRKDYLSRHQITHTGEKPFACDTCEKSFSSSSSLSYHKKSHSTENSFGCGVCGKIFHRKDHLSRHQLVHTGEKLFECKICEKRFQGKDFLFRHQITHTGEKPFTCDICEKSFRYSSSLSYHKKSHTEEKPFECGVCGKTFHRKDHLSRHQIVHTGEKVVECEICEKKFQAKDYLSRHQKIHTGEKPFQCDVCGKTFRLKTLLSSHQRTHTRGKPFECNICKKSFSSRAGASYHKKCHIGDKPDGVHVEEHSP, from the exons ATGGATGCATCCGAGCTCTTTACCATCACTGTTAAGCAAG AAACTGAAGATACCTCCTCAAATGACAATACATATATTTTTGGAAGTACATATCCTACATCTTCTATGGAACATGAAGCCAATTTGCTTGGTGAATTGTCTGGGACATATGAAGATTTTAAATTTGGCATTAAACTGGAGTCAAACATCGACGAAGACAAAG ttgTCCCTGCTGCCACATTCTATGATTATGATGCCAGTAATCAAATATTTGCATTACCCAGCATGCCCGGACACACGAGAAACTGTCAAAAGTCCAAAGAAATACCACGTCACATCGATGTATTTGCTGAAAATGATGGAACAAACCAGGGTTTTTTTCATACTGGAGAAGAAACATCTGAATTTGACACGAGTGAgagaaaattcaagaaaactCGCGCTGGAGAAAAATTTTTCGAGTGTGATGTATGTGAGAAAAAATTCCACCGAAAAAACCATTTATCTCGACATCAAAtaactcatactggagaaaaaccttttgcTTGTGATGCATGTGAGAAACGCTTTAGTTCAAGTAATGGCTTATCTTATCATCAAAAAACTCACACTGgtgaaaaacctttcaaatgtgaATTATGTGAGAAAGCATTCCACCGGAAAGACTATTTAGCTCTTCATCAAAtaactcatactggagaaaaacccttTGCTTGTGATGCATGTGAGAAATCCTTTAGTTCAAGTTCTGGTTTATCTTATCATAAAAAAAGTCACtctacagaattttttttcgaatgtaGCGTCTATGAGAAAAAATTCCACCGAAAAGACCATTTATCTCCTCATCAGATAACTCATGCGggagaaaaagtttttgaatgtGATATGTGTGAGAAAACATTCCACCGGAAAGACTATTTATCTCGTCATCAAATAACTCATACTGGCGAAAAACCTTTTGCATGTGATACATGTGAGAAATCCTTTAGTTCAAGTTCCAGTTTATCTTATCATAAAAAAAGTCACTCAACAGAAAATTCTTTCGGATGTGGTGTTTGTGGGAAAATATTCCACCGAAAAGACCATTTATCTCGTCATCAATTAGTACATACTGGTGAAAAACTTTTCGAATGTAAAATATGTGAAAAGAGATTCCAGGGGAAAGACTTTTTATTTCGTCATCAAAtaactcatactggagaaaaaccttttacATGTGATATATGTGAGAAATCATTTAGGTATAGTTCCAGCTTATCTTATCATAAAAAAAGTCACACTGAAGAAAAACCCTTTGAATGTGGCGTCTGTGGGAAAACCTTCCACCGAAAAGACCATTTGTCTCGTCATCAAATAGTACATACTGGTGAAAAAGTGGTCGAATGCGAAATCTGTGAGAAAAAATTCCAGGCGAAAGACTATTTATCTCGTCATCAAAAAattcatactggagaaaaaccattCCAATGTGATGTATGTGGGAAAACATTCCGTTTAAAAACCCTCCTATCTAgtcatcaaagaactcatactaGAGGAAAACCTTTCGAATGTAATATATGTAAGAAATCCTTTTCTTCAAGAGCTGGTGCCTCTTACCATAAAAAATGTCATATTGGAGACAAACCTGATGGGGTACATGTTGAAGAACATTCCCCTTAA
- the LOC136028407 gene encoding zinc finger protein OZF-like isoform X2: MPGHTRNCQKSKEIPRHIDVFAENDGTNQGFFHTGEETSEFDTSERKFKKTRAGEKFFECDVCEKKFHRKNHLSRHQITHTGEKPFACDACEKRFSSSNGLSYHQKTHTGEKPFKCELCEKAFHRKDYLALHQITHTGEKPFACDACEKSFSSSSGLSYHKKSHSTEFFFECSVYEKKFHRKDHLSPHQITHAGEKVFECDMCEKTFHRKDYLSRHQITHTGEKPFACDTCEKSFSSSSSLSYHKKSHSTENSFGCGVCGKIFHRKDHLSRHQLVHTGEKLFECKICEKRFQGKDFLFRHQITHTGEKPFTCDICEKSFRYSSSLSYHKKSHTEEKPFECGVCGKTFHRKDHLSRHQIVHTGEKVVECEICEKKFQAKDYLSRHQKIHTGEKPFQCDVCGKTFRLKTLLSSHQRTHTRGKPFECNICKKSFSSRAGASYHKKCHIGDKPDGVHVEEHSP; this comes from the coding sequence ATGCCCGGACACACGAGAAACTGTCAAAAGTCCAAAGAAATACCACGTCACATCGATGTATTTGCTGAAAATGATGGAACAAACCAGGGTTTTTTTCATACTGGAGAAGAAACATCTGAATTTGACACGAGTGAgagaaaattcaagaaaactCGCGCTGGAGAAAAATTTTTCGAGTGTGATGTATGTGAGAAAAAATTCCACCGAAAAAACCATTTATCTCGACATCAAAtaactcatactggagaaaaaccttttgcTTGTGATGCATGTGAGAAACGCTTTAGTTCAAGTAATGGCTTATCTTATCATCAAAAAACTCACACTGgtgaaaaacctttcaaatgtgaATTATGTGAGAAAGCATTCCACCGGAAAGACTATTTAGCTCTTCATCAAAtaactcatactggagaaaaacccttTGCTTGTGATGCATGTGAGAAATCCTTTAGTTCAAGTTCTGGTTTATCTTATCATAAAAAAAGTCACtctacagaattttttttcgaatgtaGCGTCTATGAGAAAAAATTCCACCGAAAAGACCATTTATCTCCTCATCAGATAACTCATGCGggagaaaaagtttttgaatgtGATATGTGTGAGAAAACATTCCACCGGAAAGACTATTTATCTCGTCATCAAATAACTCATACTGGCGAAAAACCTTTTGCATGTGATACATGTGAGAAATCCTTTAGTTCAAGTTCCAGTTTATCTTATCATAAAAAAAGTCACTCAACAGAAAATTCTTTCGGATGTGGTGTTTGTGGGAAAATATTCCACCGAAAAGACCATTTATCTCGTCATCAATTAGTACATACTGGTGAAAAACTTTTCGAATGTAAAATATGTGAAAAGAGATTCCAGGGGAAAGACTTTTTATTTCGTCATCAAAtaactcatactggagaaaaaccttttacATGTGATATATGTGAGAAATCATTTAGGTATAGTTCCAGCTTATCTTATCATAAAAAAAGTCACACTGAAGAAAAACCCTTTGAATGTGGCGTCTGTGGGAAAACCTTCCACCGAAAAGACCATTTGTCTCGTCATCAAATAGTACATACTGGTGAAAAAGTGGTCGAATGCGAAATCTGTGAGAAAAAATTCCAGGCGAAAGACTATTTATCTCGTCATCAAAAAattcatactggagaaaaaccattCCAATGTGATGTATGTGGGAAAACATTCCGTTTAAAAACCCTCCTATCTAgtcatcaaagaactcatactaGAGGAAAACCTTTCGAATGTAATATATGTAAGAAATCCTTTTCTTCAAGAGCTGGTGCCTCTTACCATAAAAAATGTCATATTGGAGACAAACCTGATGGGGTACATGTTGAAGAACATTCCCCTTAA